The Vicia villosa cultivar HV-30 ecotype Madison, WI linkage group LG1, Vvil1.0, whole genome shotgun sequence genome includes a region encoding these proteins:
- the LOC131651054 gene encoding secreted RxLR effector protein 161-like, translated as MKLPQGVSASHPWQVCKLNKSLYGLKQRKYCLELLKDAGLTGCKPVTTPLDASIRLHQDDGSVFSDITAYRRLVGRLLYLTTTRPDIAFATQQLSQYMSAPTESHYKAALRVLRYLKQSPAHGILLSQASDLQISGFSDADWGGCIDTRRSVSGYCFFIGHSLVSWKAKKQITASCSSAEAEYRALASATRELQWLCFL; from the exons ATGAAATTGCCACAAGGTGTTAGTGCTTCTCATCCTTGGCAGGTTTGCAAGTTGAATAAATCCctttatggattgaagcaa AGAAAGTATTGTCTGGAACTTTTAAAGGATGCTGGTCTCACTGGTTGTAAACCTGTCACTACTCCTTTAGATGCTTCTATCCGTTTGCATCAAGACGATGGATCGGTTTTCTCAGATATCACTGCTTATAGGCGTCTTGTGGGTAGACTCTTATACCTCACTACCACAAGACCTGACATTGCCTTTGCTACTCAACAATTGAGCCAATACATGAGTGCCCCTACTGAGTCACACTATAAAGCTGCTTTACGTGTCCTCAGGTATCTCAAACAATCACCTGCCCATGGTATCCTCCTTTCTCAGGCTTCAGATCTGCAGATTTCCGGTTTTAGTGATGCTGACTGGGGAGGTTGTATTGACACTCGAAGATCCGTGTCtggttattgtttttttattggtcACTCTTTGGTGTCATGGAAAGCTAAGAAGCAAATCACGGCTAGCTGTTCTTCAGCTGAGGCTGAGTATCGCGCCCTGGCCTCCGCTACTAGGGAACTTCAGTGGCTTTGTTTCCTATAG